From a single Corynebacterium kroppenstedtii DSM 44385 genomic region:
- a CDS encoding methionine ABC transporter permease: protein MVSVALHTADALAGVGASIHNAVAHSAVARDLVLAAGTTDWDNLKPTMITAFWTTLWMVGWTILLGGLFGLIIGVLLYASRSSGVLANKPLYWTLNILVNIIRPIPFIILIAAAGPLTKAVMGTTIGTEAATFVMVIAATFAVARIVEQNLVSVDPGVVEAARAMGASPLKILWSVVIREALGPLILGYTFIFIAIVDMSAMAGYIGGGGLGDFAITYGYRAFDWNVTLVATVIIIVLVQFAQLIGNTLARLVMRR, encoded by the coding sequence ATGGTCAGCGTAGCGTTACATACTGCCGACGCCCTGGCTGGCGTGGGCGCATCAATTCACAATGCTGTGGCTCACAGCGCCGTGGCGCGCGATCTCGTTCTTGCTGCGGGGACGACGGACTGGGACAATCTGAAGCCCACGATGATCACAGCGTTTTGGACGACGCTGTGGATGGTCGGGTGGACGATCCTTCTGGGTGGCTTGTTTGGCCTGATCATCGGCGTGTTGCTGTATGCGTCGAGGTCGTCTGGTGTGTTGGCTAATAAGCCTTTGTACTGGACGCTGAATATTTTGGTGAACATTATTCGCCCGATACCGTTCATCATTTTGATTGCGGCGGCTGGTCCTCTGACGAAGGCTGTGATGGGGACGACGATCGGCACGGAGGCGGCTACGTTCGTCATGGTGATTGCTGCAACGTTTGCGGTGGCCCGCATTGTGGAGCAGAACCTGGTGAGTGTTGATCCTGGCGTTGTTGAGGCTGCCCGTGCGATGGGTGCGTCGCCTCTGAAGATTTTGTGGAGCGTGGTGATCCGTGAGGCTTTGGGCCCGTTGATTTTGGGTTACACGTTCATCTTTATCGCGATTGTCGATATGTCCGCGATGGCTGGCTACATCGGCGGTGGCGGTTTGGGTGACTTCGCCATCACCTATGGTTACCGTGCGTTCGACTGGAACGTCACTTTGGTGGCGACGGTGATTATCATCGTGCTGGTGCAATTCGCCCAGTTGATTGGTAACACGCTCGCGCGGCTGGTCATGCGCCGATAG
- the guaA gene encoding glutamine-hydrolyzing GMP synthase, whose product MSEQQQTPSPVLVVDFGAQYAQLIARRVREARIYSEVIPHTASVEEIKAKHPAALILSGGPSSVYADDAPVFDPSVLDLGVPVFGICYGFQAMTHALGGVVARTGDREYGRTTMSIVGDGGLLHDGAVNDVWMSHGDAVSEAPEGFVVTGRSSGAPVAAFEDADRHMAGVQYHPEVMHSPEGQKVLERFLTQIAGLKQTWTPGNIADQLVEQVRQQVGPEGRAICGLSGGVDSAVAAALVQRAIGDRLTCVFVDHGLLRKGEREQVENDFVASTGANLVTVDETDAFLSALKGVTDPEKKRKAIGNEFIRSFERAVAGVLSDAPEGARVDFLVQGTLYPDVVESGGGSGTANIKSHHNVGGLPDDVEFTLVEPLRLLFKDEVRAVGRELGLPSAIVSRQPFPGPGLGIRIIGEVTSDRLATLREADAIVRQELSAAGLDDSIWQCPVVLLADVRSVGVQGDGRTYGHPIVLRPVSSEDAMTADWTRIPYDVMEKISTRITNEVAEVNRVVLDCTSKPPGTIEWE is encoded by the coding sequence GTGAGTGAACAGCAACAAACCCCGTCTCCTGTTCTTGTCGTTGACTTTGGTGCCCAGTACGCCCAGCTCATTGCTCGGCGCGTGCGTGAGGCCCGCATTTATTCCGAGGTCATTCCGCACACCGCGTCGGTGGAGGAAATCAAGGCGAAGCACCCGGCTGCGCTGATCCTCTCGGGCGGACCCTCCAGCGTTTACGCTGATGACGCTCCTGTTTTTGACCCGTCGGTGCTGGACTTGGGCGTTCCCGTGTTCGGCATTTGCTACGGTTTCCAGGCGATGACGCACGCGTTAGGTGGAGTGGTCGCGCGCACGGGGGACCGCGAATATGGCCGGACGACGATGTCCATCGTCGGCGATGGCGGCCTCCTGCACGACGGCGCGGTGAATGACGTATGGATGAGCCACGGCGATGCCGTGTCCGAGGCCCCGGAGGGCTTCGTGGTAACAGGCCGCTCATCCGGAGCACCGGTCGCTGCGTTCGAGGATGCGGATCGGCACATGGCCGGTGTGCAGTACCACCCGGAGGTCATGCATTCGCCCGAGGGACAGAAGGTCCTGGAGCGTTTCTTGACGCAGATAGCTGGGCTGAAGCAGACGTGGACGCCCGGCAATATTGCCGATCAGCTGGTGGAACAGGTTCGTCAGCAGGTTGGGCCTGAGGGGCGGGCCATCTGTGGTCTGTCTGGCGGTGTGGATTCGGCCGTCGCTGCTGCCTTGGTGCAGCGGGCGATTGGTGACCGCTTGACCTGTGTTTTCGTTGACCACGGTTTGTTGCGCAAGGGGGAGCGCGAGCAGGTCGAGAATGATTTCGTTGCGTCGACGGGTGCGAACTTGGTCACAGTCGACGAAACCGACGCATTCTTGTCGGCGTTGAAGGGCGTGACGGACCCGGAGAAGAAGCGTAAGGCGATCGGTAACGAGTTCATTCGTTCATTTGAGCGTGCTGTTGCCGGTGTGTTGTCCGATGCTCCGGAGGGTGCGCGTGTTGATTTTCTCGTGCAGGGTACGTTGTACCCGGATGTGGTGGAGTCCGGTGGGGGCAGCGGTACCGCGAATATCAAGAGCCACCACAATGTGGGCGGTTTGCCCGACGATGTTGAATTTACGCTGGTAGAGCCGCTGCGTTTGCTGTTCAAGGACGAGGTTCGTGCGGTGGGGCGCGAGCTCGGTTTGCCCAGTGCTATTGTGTCGCGCCAGCCTTTCCCTGGTCCGGGCTTAGGTATCCGCATTATCGGTGAGGTTACGTCTGACCGTTTGGCGACGCTCCGCGAGGCCGATGCGATTGTCCGCCAGGAGCTGTCCGCTGCGGGGCTGGACGATTCGATTTGGCAGTGCCCCGTGGTCTTGCTGGCGGATGTGCGGTCCGTGGGAGTGCAGGGCGACGGCCGGACTTATGGCCATCCGATCGTGTTGAGGCCAGTCTCGTCGGAGGATGCGATGACAGCGGATTGGACGCGCATTCCTTACGACGTGATGGAGAAGATTTCGACCCGCATTACCAACGAAGTCGCTGAAGTGAACCGCGTGGTGTTGGATTGCACGTCGAAGCCCCCAGGAACGATTGAGTGGGAGTAG
- a CDS encoding MetQ/NlpA family ABC transporter substrate-binding protein, protein MVTSLRRLSALILASGLTLTGVTACHPPGESGGGSNTVTIGTTDSSKTAWTAFRQEAEKEGVHLDVQDFSDYNTPNTALSEGVLDVNLFQHIKFLASYNVESNSDLVPVGSTEIVPLALFYKGHTDINDLKDGTSIAIPNDSTNQGRAINLLEAQHLVTLKKTGLLNPTPADIDQSQSKVSVTPVDAAQTATAWGEGTPAVVNNTYLLRAGIDPKTAIAADDPKAENAKPYINVLATRPEKKNDENIKKLVKAWHSDAVQKANAEDTKGTSVSVDLPANQLEDILKDTEKKTREES, encoded by the coding sequence ATGGTCACATCATTACGGCGTCTCAGCGCGCTCATTCTGGCGTCCGGGCTCACACTGACCGGCGTCACCGCGTGCCATCCGCCGGGAGAAAGCGGCGGCGGGTCTAACACCGTGACCATTGGTACGACCGATTCGTCGAAAACGGCATGGACAGCTTTCCGTCAAGAAGCTGAGAAAGAAGGCGTCCACTTGGACGTCCAGGACTTCTCGGATTACAACACGCCGAATACCGCGCTCAGCGAGGGCGTCTTGGACGTGAATCTATTCCAACACATTAAATTCTTGGCGTCGTATAACGTCGAATCTAATTCGGATCTCGTTCCCGTTGGTTCGACAGAAATTGTTCCGCTCGCTTTGTTCTATAAGGGTCATACAGACATTAATGATCTTAAAGACGGAACGTCGATCGCTATTCCCAATGACAGCACGAACCAGGGTCGCGCTATTAACCTTCTCGAAGCACAGCACTTGGTGACGCTGAAGAAAACGGGCCTTTTGAACCCCACCCCAGCGGACATCGATCAATCACAGTCGAAGGTCAGCGTAACGCCTGTCGACGCTGCTCAAACGGCTACAGCGTGGGGTGAGGGAACGCCCGCCGTCGTCAATAACACGTATCTCCTTCGTGCGGGAATTGATCCGAAGACGGCCATCGCCGCTGATGATCCCAAAGCTGAAAATGCAAAGCCATATATCAACGTTCTCGCCACTCGACCTGAAAAGAAGAATGACGAAAACATCAAGAAATTGGTGAAAGCGTGGCACAGCGACGCCGTACAAAAGGCGAATGCGGAGGACACCAAGGGTACGTCCGTATCTGTTGATCTCCCCGCTAATCAACTAGAGGATATTTTGAAAGATACTGAAAAGAAAACACGGGAGGAATCCTAA
- a CDS encoding sucrase ferredoxin — protein MTTKEGHMEEQATQENAAEQISAQRASSARQGVEANQADEAWKTMRCSDFGNEALPGTAKSMRLFLAVEYLKGWGRDIMDDDVLGNLTAPLKKVLKDNGASMQFIRKPGRAGQFRDERKLYIARTDQGTCFTTRISGVEDLLHLDIQALADGTWGRSELPARPVERVNHPIMLVCTHGKRDRCCAIKGRPLAAGMQTCFFGDEVWETSHSKGHRFAPTMILLPWGYSYGRIPTGQAIDAVKTSAQGHMYLTGLRGRGCWDAPGQTAEIAVAQKLGAHTVPVGSLVVKETTEQEQERAEKEIAARDRTSSRTNSDDHHPKTAWRTVETSRGDTWVVHLEQVSAGDVMASCGKPPKHGKTWVAHHVTQV, from the coding sequence ATGACCACCAAGGAAGGGCACATGGAGGAACAAGCCACGCAAGAAAACGCAGCGGAGCAAATAAGTGCACAGCGCGCGAGTTCAGCCCGTCAGGGTGTTGAGGCCAACCAGGCTGACGAGGCGTGGAAAACTATGCGATGCTCAGACTTTGGCAACGAAGCTCTCCCCGGCACGGCCAAATCCATGAGGCTTTTCCTGGCGGTTGAATATCTCAAAGGGTGGGGCCGGGACATTATGGATGACGATGTCTTGGGAAACCTCACCGCGCCCCTCAAGAAAGTCCTTAAAGACAATGGCGCATCAATGCAGTTCATCAGAAAACCCGGCAGAGCTGGGCAATTCCGCGACGAAAGAAAACTCTATATAGCCAGAACAGACCAAGGCACCTGCTTTACCACGCGCATCTCCGGCGTCGAAGACCTCCTGCACCTGGATATCCAAGCCCTTGCCGACGGCACATGGGGGAGAAGCGAACTTCCCGCCCGGCCCGTTGAACGCGTTAACCACCCGATCATGCTTGTCTGCACGCATGGGAAAAGGGACCGCTGTTGTGCAATTAAAGGACGACCCCTCGCAGCGGGGATGCAGACGTGCTTCTTCGGTGATGAAGTGTGGGAGACATCGCACTCCAAAGGACACCGCTTTGCGCCCACCATGATCCTGCTGCCCTGGGGATACTCCTACGGGCGGATTCCCACAGGTCAAGCCATCGACGCTGTGAAAACAAGTGCGCAAGGACACATGTACCTCACCGGCTTGCGTGGTCGCGGATGCTGGGATGCGCCAGGACAAACCGCCGAAATCGCCGTCGCGCAAAAACTCGGAGCGCACACAGTTCCCGTCGGCAGTCTCGTCGTCAAAGAAACGACAGAACAGGAACAAGAAAGAGCAGAAAAAGAAATAGCGGCCCGCGACCGCACATCGTCCAGAACCAATTCCGACGACCACCACCCAAAAACAGCGTGGCGAACCGTCGAAACATCACGTGGAGACACGTGGGTTGTTCACCTGGAGCAGGTGTCCGCTGGAGACGTCATGGCTTCGTGTGGAAAACCCCCGAAACATGGAAAAACCTGGGTGGCACACCATGTCACCCAGGTCTAG
- a CDS encoding Y-family DNA polymerase: MTPDNSIDASQCADDPHREQSGVPMDERTIVLWVPDFPLYAARCDNEVPDGPLALVDQHGVYVCDRQARHVGVRRGMKRRQAQSLCPTMHIMPADDDRDARYFEDFVADVDSISAGIELLRPGLIAVKSAPLVKYYGSEERAITMVLDAVARPGVDVIAGAAGTLPTAVFAARRGMTIPEGHDADFLAGLPVRTLCEDKALGQPQELVDTLEKMGITRMKDWAGLSRRDVSSRFGAEGLWWWSIARGAPSRRLTPQENTSDLAITHHCDSPESRSDTVAFIGRRLAADLHDQLSDRGQICLRVAIRALIRTPDGDQELERVWRCTDQLTEHAIAQRVRWQLEGWLHRFVSRAAATVGQSDHESGASDNAGVPDSVEVDATPVGVGVCELTLDPIETTSSSMRGLWGAKEDHAAHAALARVQTMLGPDRVCTPVLKGGRGPEDRIALVPVGESAPDLPSSTYSWPGQFPAPIPVTKRVERGPSTAHPASGVSLLDEDGHDIIVTGRSLLSAQPACVAWGTKRYDITGWSGPWPVDEQWWAQGRRFARLQVTTNQPSGLLLICRGKKWRIEGVYR; the protein is encoded by the coding sequence ATGACACCGGATAACTCTATTGATGCAAGTCAGTGCGCAGATGATCCTCATCGTGAGCAGTCAGGCGTGCCCATGGATGAGCGAACAATAGTCCTCTGGGTTCCAGATTTCCCTCTCTATGCTGCCCGCTGTGACAACGAGGTTCCGGACGGGCCGCTGGCGTTAGTGGACCAGCATGGTGTGTATGTATGTGACCGCCAGGCGCGGCATGTAGGAGTCCGACGCGGCATGAAACGCAGACAAGCTCAGTCGTTATGCCCGACGATGCACATCATGCCCGCCGACGACGACCGTGATGCCAGATATTTTGAAGACTTTGTTGCCGACGTCGATTCCATTTCCGCTGGTATCGAGCTTTTGCGTCCCGGGCTCATTGCTGTGAAGTCAGCACCGCTGGTGAAATACTACGGCTCAGAAGAGCGTGCGATCACCATGGTTCTTGATGCGGTCGCTCGGCCGGGAGTGGACGTTATCGCCGGAGCTGCAGGAACACTACCTACTGCGGTATTCGCTGCTCGTCGGGGGATGACTATCCCGGAGGGACACGATGCAGATTTCTTGGCCGGGCTACCTGTACGAACATTGTGCGAGGACAAAGCATTAGGCCAACCCCAAGAACTGGTGGACACCCTCGAGAAAATGGGCATAACACGCATGAAGGACTGGGCGGGTCTATCGCGGCGAGATGTGTCATCTCGTTTTGGGGCAGAGGGCTTGTGGTGGTGGTCTATCGCCCGTGGTGCTCCATCGCGACGACTAACTCCCCAAGAAAACACCAGTGACCTGGCCATTACGCATCATTGCGATTCGCCCGAGTCCCGCTCCGATACGGTCGCGTTTATTGGTCGTCGTCTAGCGGCAGATCTTCACGATCAACTCTCCGATAGAGGGCAGATATGTTTGCGCGTCGCTATACGGGCACTTATTCGCACCCCCGATGGGGATCAAGAATTGGAACGAGTGTGGCGGTGCACGGACCAGCTCACCGAGCACGCCATAGCCCAGCGAGTGCGGTGGCAACTGGAGGGGTGGCTTCACCGTTTTGTGTCGCGTGCTGCTGCCACCGTCGGGCAATCTGACCATGAATCGGGTGCGTCCGATAACGCTGGGGTGCCCGATAGCGTCGAGGTCGATGCAACCCCGGTCGGTGTGGGCGTATGCGAACTCACCCTTGACCCCATTGAAACGACAAGCAGCTCCATGCGTGGTTTATGGGGTGCCAAGGAAGACCATGCTGCCCATGCCGCATTAGCTCGGGTGCAGACAATGCTGGGGCCAGACAGAGTATGCACTCCCGTGCTGAAAGGTGGGCGTGGCCCTGAGGACCGCATTGCTCTTGTCCCCGTGGGTGAATCCGCCCCCGATCTTCCGAGCAGCACGTATTCGTGGCCAGGTCAATTTCCAGCCCCCATTCCAGTCACCAAACGCGTCGAGCGTGGGCCTAGTACTGCACACCCTGCGAGTGGAGTCTCTCTTCTCGACGAAGACGGCCACGACATTATCGTGACAGGACGCTCACTACTCAGTGCCCAGCCAGCCTGTGTGGCATGGGGAACTAAGCGCTATGACATCACAGGCTGGTCCGGACCCTGGCCCGTCGATGAACAATGGTGGGCACAAGGACGTCGCTTCGCACGCCTACAAGTGACCACAAACCAACCCAGCGGGTTGCTACTCATCTGCAGAGGAAAGAAGTGGCGAATTGAAGGTGTATATCGGTGA
- a CDS encoding GuaB3 family IMP dehydrogenase-related protein, whose protein sequence is MREVVEIGLGREARRTYGLDDITIVPNRRTRSSKDVDTSWTIDAYHFGIPVLAQPSDALTSVDFISEMGRLGGAAVINAEGLWGRVTDMDAAVEQIVSTAFDEEGYDDGQMTNRAIPLLQKLHGLPLDKDLLSDRIRDVRASGVTTVVRVSPQNARELAPVVAAAGAEIVVIQGTLISAEHVSADGTPLNLKEFIGSLDVPVIAGSVLDYTTALHLMRTGAAGIIVGGGSTTNADTLGIDAPKATAIADAAAARRDYLDETGGRYVHVIADSELETSGEMAKAIACGADAVMLGSPLSQAKEAAATGYYWPSVAAHPRFPRGVIENLLIERDEAPSLEKVLLGPATEPFGSLNLIGGVRRSMAKAGYTNLKDFQKVQLSVRSWL, encoded by the coding sequence ATGCGTGAAGTTGTGGAAATTGGTTTGGGGCGGGAAGCTCGCCGGACATATGGGCTCGATGACATCACGATCGTGCCCAACAGGCGCACGCGGTCGTCGAAAGATGTGGATACGTCGTGGACGATCGACGCGTACCACTTCGGCATTCCTGTCCTGGCACAACCGAGCGACGCATTAACCAGCGTGGATTTCATTAGTGAAATGGGCCGCCTGGGGGGCGCTGCGGTTATCAATGCTGAAGGCCTGTGGGGCCGAGTGACGGACATGGACGCTGCCGTGGAGCAGATCGTGTCGACGGCCTTCGATGAGGAAGGCTACGACGATGGCCAGATGACCAATCGGGCTATCCCGCTGTTGCAAAAGCTGCATGGTTTGCCGCTGGATAAGGATTTATTGTCGGACCGTATTCGCGATGTTCGCGCTTCGGGTGTGACGACGGTGGTCCGCGTTTCGCCGCAAAATGCTCGGGAACTGGCTCCGGTGGTGGCCGCGGCGGGTGCGGAGATCGTGGTCATTCAAGGAACGTTGATTTCGGCCGAGCACGTGTCGGCTGATGGCACGCCGCTGAACTTGAAGGAGTTTATCGGCTCGTTGGATGTTCCTGTCATTGCGGGGTCGGTGTTGGATTACACGACGGCCTTGCATCTGATGAGGACGGGCGCGGCCGGCATTATCGTCGGTGGCGGATCGACGACGAATGCGGACACGCTGGGTATTGATGCCCCGAAGGCGACGGCCATTGCCGACGCGGCGGCTGCGCGTCGCGATTATTTGGATGAGACCGGCGGCCGGTATGTTCACGTGATCGCGGATAGTGAGTTGGAAACCTCGGGTGAGATGGCGAAAGCCATCGCGTGTGGGGCTGACGCTGTGATGCTGGGCAGCCCGTTGTCGCAGGCCAAGGAAGCTGCAGCGACGGGATATTACTGGCCTTCGGTGGCTGCGCACCCGCGGTTCCCGCGTGGGGTTATCGAGAACCTGCTCATTGAGCGCGATGAGGCCCCATCCTTGGAGAAAGTTCTTTTGGGGCCGGCGACGGAACCATTCGGCAGCTTGAATCTGATCGGCGGTGTTCGGCGTTCGATGGCGAAGGCTGGATACACGAACTTGAAAGACTTCCAGAAGGTTCAGTTGAGCGTTCGGTCCTGGCTGTAG
- the guaB gene encoding IMP dehydrogenase, which translates to MERTGGDDPNKVALVGLTFDDVLLIPSASDVIPSEVDTSAQLTRNIRLGIPLVSAAMDTVTESRMAIAMARQGGIGILHRNLSIDDQAQNVEVVKRSEAGMVTNPITCSPGDTIGHVDELCAKFRVSGLPVVNDEGMLVGICTNRDMRFESDLSRKVADVMTPMPLVVAQEGVSAEAALNLLSTHKVEKLPIVDSAGKLTGLITVKDFVKREQYPNASKDKEGRLIVGAGIGTGEDSWKRAGALVDAGVDALVVDTAHAHNSGVLNMVARVKKEFGDRVDVIGGNLATREAAQAMIDAGADAIKVGIGPGSICTTRVVAGVGAPQITAIMEASVPAHKAGVPVIADGGMQYSGDIAKALVAGANTVMLGSLLAGTAEAPGDVVTVNGKQYKMYRGMGSLGAMQGRGLKGEQRSYSKDRYFQADVRSEEKLVPEGIEGRIPFRGHIDGIAHQLVGGLRAAMGYTGSATIDDLHDAKFVQITAAGLRESHPHDIQMTVEAPNYYQH; encoded by the coding sequence GTGGAACGCACAGGTGGCGACGACCCAAACAAAGTTGCTCTTGTAGGTCTTACTTTCGATGATGTCCTTCTCATTCCCTCCGCCTCCGATGTGATTCCTTCCGAAGTGGACACATCTGCGCAGCTCACGCGCAATATCCGGCTGGGTATTCCGCTGGTGTCCGCGGCGATGGATACGGTGACAGAGTCTCGGATGGCCATTGCGATGGCCCGGCAGGGTGGCATCGGCATCCTTCACCGCAACCTTTCTATCGACGACCAAGCCCAGAACGTGGAAGTAGTGAAGCGTTCCGAGGCCGGCATGGTCACCAACCCCATTACCTGTTCGCCGGGCGATACGATCGGTCACGTCGACGAGCTGTGTGCCAAGTTCCGTGTCTCTGGTTTGCCGGTGGTTAACGACGAGGGCATGCTGGTCGGCATTTGCACCAACCGTGACATGCGGTTTGAGTCCGATCTGTCCCGCAAGGTTGCCGACGTTATGACGCCGATGCCGTTGGTCGTCGCCCAGGAGGGTGTCTCGGCAGAGGCTGCTCTGAACCTGTTGTCCACCCACAAGGTGGAGAAGCTGCCGATTGTTGATTCGGCGGGCAAGCTGACGGGTCTGATCACGGTGAAGGATTTCGTGAAGCGTGAGCAGTACCCGAATGCGTCGAAGGATAAGGAAGGTCGTTTGATCGTCGGTGCCGGGATCGGTACGGGCGAGGATTCATGGAAGCGTGCGGGTGCGTTGGTCGATGCGGGTGTCGACGCCCTCGTTGTCGACACTGCTCACGCGCACAATTCCGGTGTTCTGAACATGGTCGCGCGGGTGAAGAAAGAATTCGGTGACCGCGTCGACGTTATTGGTGGCAACCTAGCGACGCGTGAAGCGGCCCAGGCCATGATCGATGCCGGTGCCGACGCCATCAAAGTGGGTATTGGGCCCGGTTCCATTTGTACGACGCGCGTTGTTGCGGGTGTGGGCGCGCCACAGATCACGGCGATTATGGAAGCTTCCGTTCCGGCGCATAAGGCCGGGGTTCCGGTTATTGCCGACGGCGGTATGCAGTATTCCGGCGATATCGCGAAAGCCCTGGTTGCTGGCGCGAACACGGTGATGTTGGGTTCGCTGCTAGCCGGCACTGCGGAGGCTCCGGGGGATGTTGTCACCGTCAATGGCAAGCAGTACAAGATGTATCGCGGTATGGGATCGTTGGGGGCTATGCAGGGCCGCGGTCTGAAGGGTGAGCAGCGGTCGTACTCGAAGGATCGTTACTTCCAGGCGGATGTTCGTAGCGAGGAAAAGCTGGTCCCGGAGGGGATTGAGGGGCGTATTCCGTTCCGCGGGCACATTGATGGCATTGCTCATCAGCTCGTGGGTGGTTTGCGTGCCGCCATGGGGTACACCGGTTCCGCAACGATCGACGACCTTCACGACGCCAAGTTTGTGCAGATCACCGCGGCGGGTCTCCGCGAGTCGCATCCGCATGACATCCAGATGACGGTGGAAGCGCCCAATTATTACCAGCACTAG
- a CDS encoding methionine ABC transporter ATP-binding protein: MASIPTENSTQPTSTGSTSTQPTSGSSTLTFDDRPTDHGTRVEFRDVTKTFKQGKRDTHALNGISLTVEPGEILGVIGYSGAGKSTLVRMINGLDRPTSGSVTLGSTTITDLPERKLRGLRKNIGMIFQQFNLMNSRTAAANVAYPLALAKVPRSQRSKRVKELLDFVGLGDKGKNYPDQLSGGQKQRVGIARSLATDPSLLLADEATSALDPETTQDVLDLLHKVNRELGITIVVITHEMEVVRSIADRVAVMEKGKVVEYGPVHEIFSNPREEVTERFVATALRDTPEGRERDSLLTEVADNPRERLITVRVDDARDLSSAFALATERNVTVGFVHGAVNNIQEHSFGRLTVKLTGPEDGVKDVVARLAELTECEEIN, encoded by the coding sequence ATGGCATCGATTCCAACAGAGAATTCCACCCAACCAACGTCTACCGGGTCAACGTCTACCCAGCCGACTTCCGGCAGCTCCACACTCACTTTTGATGACCGCCCGACGGATCACGGCACCCGGGTGGAGTTCCGCGATGTCACCAAGACGTTCAAGCAGGGCAAACGCGACACTCACGCGCTCAACGGGATTTCGCTCACCGTCGAGCCGGGCGAGATCCTGGGCGTTATCGGGTATTCCGGCGCAGGTAAATCCACGCTGGTTCGCATGATTAACGGTTTGGATCGGCCCACCTCGGGGTCGGTCACGCTGGGTAGCACCACGATCACCGATTTGCCGGAGCGAAAACTCCGTGGCCTGCGCAAGAACATCGGCATGATTTTCCAGCAGTTCAACCTGATGAATTCCCGCACGGCTGCCGCGAATGTGGCGTACCCCCTAGCGCTGGCCAAGGTGCCGCGGTCTCAGCGCTCGAAGCGTGTGAAGGAATTGCTGGACTTCGTCGGATTGGGCGATAAGGGCAAAAACTATCCTGACCAGCTATCGGGTGGTCAGAAGCAGCGCGTGGGCATTGCCCGTTCGTTGGCAACCGATCCTTCGCTTCTTCTTGCCGACGAGGCAACGTCGGCACTGGATCCGGAAACGACTCAGGATGTTCTGGATTTGCTGCACAAGGTGAACCGGGAGCTCGGGATCACCATTGTTGTGATTACTCACGAAATGGAAGTTGTTCGTTCGATTGCGGACCGCGTGGCTGTGATGGAAAAGGGCAAGGTTGTCGAATATGGGCCGGTGCACGAGATTTTCTCGAATCCGCGTGAGGAAGTGACTGAGCGGTTCGTCGCGACTGCTCTTCGCGATACTCCGGAGGGCCGCGAGCGTGATTCACTGCTTACGGAAGTTGCCGATAATCCGCGTGAGCGGCTGATCACGGTTCGTGTCGACGATGCGCGCGATCTGAGTTCGGCGTTTGCCCTGGCTACCGAGCGGAATGTGACCGTCGGGTTTGTGCATGGGGCTGTGAATAATATCCAGGAGCATTCGTTTGGACGGTTGACAGTGAAGCTGACCGGGCCAGAGGACGGCGTCAAGGATGTTGTTGCCCGTCTTGCCGAGTTAACCGAGTGTGAGGAGATCAACTAA